A stretch of Anaeromyxobacter dehalogenans 2CP-1 DNA encodes these proteins:
- a CDS encoding acetyl-CoA hydrolase/transferase family protein, translating into MSRIVSAEEAVSVVKSGHRVFLHSVAAAPRRLIEALTARAPELSVVEIVSIHTEGDAPYAAPEMARHFRVNALFVGPNVRKAIEEGRGDYLPVFLSEVPQLFRSGILPLDVALVHVSPPDRHGFCSLGVSVDVTRAAVQTARTVIAQVNPRMPRTHGDGLIHVDAIDYMVEVDEPIHEAPVRALTDVERAIGRHCAELVDDGACLQLGIGAIPQATLASLGDHHRLGIHTEMISDGVVDLVEKGVITGELKRVHPGKIVAGFAHGTRRLYDFLDDNPLVAMLDIAYVNDTAVIRRNPKVTAINSAIEVDLTGQVCADSVGERQVSGVGGQMDFIRGAALSDGGKPIIALPSTNAAGESRIVPVLRPGAGVVTTRAHVHFVVTEHGIADLFGKNLRQRAAALIAVAHPKHRDVLTAEARRRFGSW; encoded by the coding sequence ATGAGCCGCATCGTCTCCGCCGAGGAGGCCGTCTCCGTCGTCAAGTCCGGCCACCGGGTGTTCCTGCACAGCGTCGCCGCGGCGCCGCGCCGGCTCATCGAGGCGCTCACCGCGCGGGCGCCCGAGCTGAGCGTCGTCGAGATCGTCTCGATCCACACCGAGGGGGACGCGCCGTACGCCGCGCCCGAGATGGCCCGGCACTTCCGCGTGAACGCGCTGTTCGTCGGGCCGAACGTGCGCAAGGCGATCGAGGAGGGGCGCGGCGACTACCTGCCGGTGTTCCTCTCCGAGGTGCCGCAGCTCTTCCGCTCCGGGATCCTGCCGCTCGACGTGGCGCTGGTGCACGTCTCGCCGCCGGACCGCCACGGCTTCTGCTCGCTGGGCGTGTCGGTGGACGTCACCCGCGCCGCGGTGCAGACCGCCCGGACCGTGATCGCGCAGGTGAACCCGCGCATGCCGCGCACCCACGGCGACGGCCTCATCCACGTGGACGCGATCGACTACATGGTCGAGGTGGACGAGCCCATCCACGAGGCGCCGGTGCGGGCGCTCACCGACGTGGAGCGCGCCATCGGCCGGCACTGCGCCGAGCTGGTGGACGACGGCGCCTGCCTGCAGCTCGGCATCGGGGCGATCCCGCAGGCCACCCTGGCGTCGCTCGGCGACCACCACCGGCTCGGCATCCACACCGAGATGATCTCCGACGGCGTGGTGGACCTGGTGGAGAAGGGCGTCATCACCGGCGAGCTGAAGCGCGTGCACCCGGGCAAGATCGTGGCCGGCTTCGCGCACGGCACCCGCCGGCTCTACGACTTCCTGGACGACAACCCGCTCGTCGCGATGCTCGACATCGCCTACGTGAACGACACCGCGGTGATCCGCCGCAACCCCAAGGTCACCGCCATCAACAGCGCCATCGAGGTGGACCTCACCGGCCAGGTGTGCGCCGACTCGGTGGGCGAGCGGCAGGTGTCCGGCGTGGGCGGCCAGATGGACTTCATCCGCGGCGCGGCGCTCTCCGACGGCGGCAAGCCCATCATCGCGCTGCCCTCCACGAACGCGGCCGGCGAGTCGCGCATCGTCCCGGTGCTGCGCCCGGGCGCGGGCGTCGTCACCACCCGCGCGCACGTCCACTTCGTGGTCACCGAGCACGGCATCGCCGACCTGTTCGGCAAGAACCTGCGCCAGCGCGCAGCCGCGCTCATCGCGGTGGCGCACCCGAAGCATCGCGACGTCCTCACCGCCGAGGCGCGCCGCCGGTTCGGATCCTGGTAG
- a CDS encoding TSUP family transporter — protein MPEVGLAQLAPLTAVALLAGVVDAIAGGGGLLTLPALLWTGLPPHLALGTNKGQSVFGSFAALVRFSRAGMVDGRRARVTFPLGLAGSLAGAGLVLLVPPATLRPVVLALLAFAALFVGLRRGPPARPEGARREGTPLVAGAIALAIGAYDGFFGPGTGTFLIVAFVALLGDGLARASAGAKVVNFASNLAAVALFSIKGVVVWRIAVPMAAAQLAGGWIGAHLAVRRGDALVRRTAVLVTLALAVKLAWDMRS, from the coding sequence ATGCCCGAGGTCGGCCTCGCCCAGCTCGCCCCGCTCACCGCCGTCGCCCTGCTCGCCGGCGTGGTGGACGCGATCGCCGGGGGCGGCGGCCTGCTCACGCTCCCGGCGCTGCTCTGGACCGGGCTGCCGCCGCACCTCGCGCTCGGGACGAACAAGGGCCAGTCGGTGTTCGGCTCCTTCGCGGCGCTGGTGCGGTTCTCGCGCGCCGGGATGGTGGACGGGCGGCGCGCGCGGGTCACGTTCCCGCTCGGCCTCGCCGGCTCGCTGGCCGGCGCCGGGCTGGTGCTGCTCGTGCCCCCGGCCACGCTGCGGCCGGTCGTCCTGGCGCTGCTCGCGTTCGCCGCGCTGTTCGTGGGGCTCCGCCGCGGGCCACCCGCCCGCCCGGAGGGCGCGCGCCGAGAGGGGACGCCGCTCGTCGCCGGGGCGATCGCGCTCGCGATCGGCGCCTACGACGGCTTCTTCGGCCCGGGCACCGGCACGTTCCTCATCGTCGCGTTCGTGGCGCTGCTCGGCGACGGGCTGGCGCGCGCCTCGGCGGGCGCGAAGGTGGTGAACTTCGCGTCCAACCTGGCGGCGGTGGCGTTGTTCTCGATCAAGGGCGTGGTGGTCTGGCGCATCGCGGTGCCCATGGCCGCCGCCCAGCTCGCCGGCGGGTGGATCGGCGCGCACCTCGCGGTCCGGCGCGGCGACGCGCTGGTCCGGCGCACCGCGGTCCTGGTGACGCTCGCCCTGGCCGTCAAGCTGGCGTGGGACATGCGGTCCTGA
- a CDS encoding response regulator, with the protein MADHETIVVVDDDPDLRETLGELLEEEGYEPRLFENGREALDYLRHGGDPSLILLDLMMPEMNGWQFREAQLRDDRLRDIPVVVMTASRGLDGAPLTAREILYKPIGLGELIDAVERNAR; encoded by the coding sequence ATGGCGGACCACGAAACCATCGTCGTCGTGGACGACGACCCCGACCTCCGCGAGACGCTGGGCGAGCTGCTCGAGGAGGAGGGCTACGAGCCGCGCCTGTTCGAGAACGGGCGCGAGGCGCTCGACTACCTGCGGCACGGCGGCGACCCGAGCCTGATCCTCCTCGACCTCATGATGCCGGAGATGAACGGCTGGCAGTTCCGGGAGGCGCAGCTCCGCGACGACCGGCTCCGCGACATCCCGGTGGTGGTGATGACCGCGAGCCGGGGGCTCGACGGCGCGCCGCTCACCGCCCGCGAGATCCTCTACAAGCCCATCGGCCTGGGCGAGCTCATCGACGCGGTCGAGCGCAACGCGCGGTGA
- a CDS encoding DUF4126 domain-containing protein, whose translation MEPLTALAQALGLAFASGISAYAAAAFVGLAGHLGWIGPLPGALGLLTDPWVFGTAGALALVEALAMLVPGIATAWEAIHTAIRPFAAAALAVLATWGEPRLAVVAALLGGALGLATHATKLGLRATIDTSPEPVTNAAATTGELGVVAALAWAIWAHPWIALAAALVLLTALLYVVRALWRTVARAIAALFSPPTAPGS comes from the coding sequence GTGGAGCCGCTCACCGCCCTGGCGCAGGCGCTCGGCCTCGCGTTCGCGTCGGGGATCAGCGCGTACGCGGCCGCCGCGTTCGTGGGGCTCGCGGGCCACCTCGGCTGGATCGGACCGCTGCCGGGCGCGCTCGGTCTGCTGACGGACCCGTGGGTGTTCGGGACGGCGGGCGCGCTCGCGCTCGTCGAGGCGCTCGCGATGCTCGTGCCCGGGATCGCCACCGCCTGGGAGGCGATCCACACCGCGATCCGGCCGTTCGCGGCCGCGGCGCTGGCGGTCCTCGCCACCTGGGGCGAGCCGCGCCTCGCGGTCGTCGCCGCGCTGCTCGGCGGCGCGCTCGGCCTCGCCACGCACGCGACCAAGCTCGGGCTCCGCGCCACCATCGACACGTCGCCCGAGCCGGTGACGAACGCGGCCGCGACCACCGGCGAGCTCGGGGTGGTGGCGGCGCTCGCCTGGGCGATCTGGGCGCACCCCTGGATCGCGCTCGCGGCGGCGCTCGTGCTGCTCACCGCGCTGCTCTATGTCGTGCGGGCGCTCTGGCGGACCGTGGCCCGCGCCATCGCGGCCCTGTTCTCGCCGCCCACCGCGCCGGGGTCCTGA
- a CDS encoding methylated-DNA--[protein]-cysteine S-methyltransferase codes for MTLEHVVVESPIGPVHLVSDGRALCALDLGDTPLLRPALARRFGPDLALRAGRDPLGLASRARAWFAGDLGALDGLPLDPGGTPFQRQVWAELRRIPAGETRSYGALAAALGRPGAARAVGLANGRNPIAIAIPCHRVIGADGSLTGYAGGLDRKRWLLAHERAALDGAALRAPTGLAQDPGAVGGENRAAMARATVRQSARTT; via the coding sequence ATGACGCTCGAGCACGTGGTGGTGGAGTCGCCCATCGGCCCGGTGCACCTCGTCTCGGACGGGCGCGCGCTCTGCGCGCTCGACCTGGGGGACACGCCGCTGCTGCGCCCGGCGCTGGCGCGGCGCTTCGGCCCCGACCTCGCGCTGCGCGCGGGCCGCGACCCGCTCGGCCTGGCGTCCCGCGCGCGCGCCTGGTTCGCGGGCGACCTCGGCGCGCTGGACGGGCTCCCGCTCGATCCGGGGGGCACGCCGTTCCAGCGGCAGGTCTGGGCCGAGCTGCGCCGCATCCCGGCCGGCGAGACCCGCAGCTACGGCGCGCTCGCGGCCGCGCTGGGGCGGCCGGGCGCGGCGCGGGCGGTGGGCCTCGCGAACGGGCGGAACCCGATCGCGATCGCCATCCCCTGCCACCGCGTCATCGGGGCGGACGGGAGCCTGACCGGCTACGCCGGCGGCCTCGACCGGAAGCGCTGGCTGCTGGCGCACGAGCGCGCCGCGCTGGACGGCGCCGCCCTCCGCGCGCCCACCGGCCTCGCTCAGGACCCCGGCGCGGTGGGCGGCGAGAACAGGGCCGCGATGGCGCGGGCCACGGTCCGCCAGAGCGCCCGCACGACATAG
- a CDS encoding AlkA N-terminal domain-containing protein: MMPRMPRPAPPPAIPGLDAGACWRAHVARDARFDGRFFTAVLSTGIFCRPICRARTPRREHCAFYPSAAAAQAAGFRPCLRCRPELAPGVAGWRGTANTVARALALISAGAWGERDDVEALAERVGVGGRQLRRLFARHVGAPPVRIAQAQRVLLARRLLADTTLPLADVASAAGFGSVRRFNEAVRRTFRRPPGALRRGASAPPPDGAIAIALPHTAPYDWPALLGFLGARAIPGVEQVSDGAYRRTVALDGAAGTVEVRPDPRGRGLVATLRLPGVAAIAPAVERLRRLLDLDADARAIGAHLSGDPLLAPLVAARPGLRVPGAWEPFELVVRAVLGQQVSVAAARTLAGRLAARLGAPVDSGDPALSRLFPGPEALAGADLEGLGLTRARAATLAAIGAAVRDDPSLLAPGGELEDAVARLDALPGIGRWTAQYVAMRALHQPDAFPEGDLGLLAALGGLRGRGRAAPGELLRRAERWRPWRAYAALHLWTSLRPRARAAPGARKKGRRS; this comes from the coding sequence ATGATGCCGCGCATGCCCCGCCCCGCCCCGCCGCCCGCGATCCCCGGCCTCGACGCCGGCGCCTGCTGGCGCGCCCACGTCGCCCGCGACGCGCGGTTCGACGGCCGCTTCTTCACCGCGGTGCTCTCCACCGGGATCTTCTGCCGCCCGATCTGCCGGGCGCGCACGCCGCGCCGGGAGCACTGCGCGTTCTACCCGAGCGCCGCCGCCGCGCAGGCGGCCGGTTTCCGGCCGTGCCTGCGCTGCCGGCCGGAGCTCGCGCCCGGCGTGGCCGGCTGGCGGGGCACCGCGAACACGGTGGCGCGCGCGCTCGCGCTCATCTCGGCGGGCGCCTGGGGCGAGCGCGACGACGTGGAGGCGCTCGCCGAGCGCGTCGGCGTCGGCGGCCGGCAGCTCCGCCGCCTGTTCGCCCGGCACGTGGGCGCGCCGCCGGTCCGGATCGCGCAGGCGCAGCGCGTGCTGCTGGCCCGGCGGCTGCTCGCCGACACCACCCTGCCGCTCGCCGACGTGGCCTCCGCGGCGGGCTTCGGGAGCGTGCGTCGCTTCAACGAGGCGGTGCGGCGCACGTTCCGGCGTCCGCCGGGCGCGCTGCGGCGCGGCGCGTCCGCCCCGCCGCCGGACGGCGCGATCGCGATCGCGCTGCCGCACACCGCGCCGTACGACTGGCCGGCGCTGCTCGGGTTCCTGGGCGCGCGCGCGATCCCGGGCGTCGAGCAGGTGTCGGACGGCGCGTACCGCCGCACCGTGGCGCTCGACGGCGCCGCGGGCACGGTCGAGGTCCGGCCCGATCCGCGGGGCCGCGGCCTGGTCGCGACGTTGCGGCTGCCGGGGGTGGCGGCGATCGCGCCCGCGGTGGAGCGCCTGCGGCGGCTGCTCGACCTCGACGCGGACGCCCGGGCGATCGGCGCGCACCTCTCGGGCGATCCGCTGCTCGCGCCGCTCGTCGCGGCGCGGCCCGGGCTGCGCGTGCCGGGCGCGTGGGAGCCGTTCGAGCTGGTGGTGCGCGCGGTGCTCGGGCAGCAGGTGAGCGTCGCCGCGGCCCGCACGCTGGCGGGCCGCCTCGCGGCGCGGCTCGGCGCCCCGGTGGACTCCGGCGACCCCGCGCTGTCGCGGCTGTTCCCCGGCCCGGAGGCGCTCGCCGGCGCCGACCTGGAGGGGCTCGGGCTGACCCGCGCCCGCGCCGCCACGCTCGCCGCGATCGGCGCCGCGGTGCGAGACGACCCGTCCCTGCTCGCGCCGGGCGGCGAGCTGGAGGACGCGGTGGCGCGCCTCGACGCGCTGCCCGGCATCGGGCGCTGGACCGCGCAGTACGTGGCGATGCGGGCGCTGCACCAGCCGGACGCGTTCCCGGAGGGCGACCTCGGCCTGCTCGCCGCGCTCGGCGGCCTGCGCGGCCGCGGGCGGGCGGCGCCCGGGGAGCTGCTGCGACGCGCCGAGCGCTGGCGCCCGTGGCGGGCGTACGCGGCGCTGCACCTGTGGACGAGCCTGCGGCCCCGCGCACGCGCGGCGCCCGGCGCACGGAAGAAGGGGAGGCGGTCATGA
- a CDS encoding cupin domain-containing protein — protein sequence MSSTRRHPHVVNVAEIPQTVAEKGTRFAFRRRQLSAESGGEQLGCSHMELPPGKTAWAHHFHCANEEAIFVIAGSGLLRVGDAEVRVGPGDYVALPAGPGAAHQLRNDGAEPLQYLALSTMLPTDITVYPDSGKVGLFAGAAPGGPKERRYLAGFTARPEGGAWFDGERVDG from the coding sequence ATGAGCTCCACGCGCCGGCACCCGCACGTTGTGAACGTCGCCGAGATCCCCCAGACCGTCGCAGAGAAGGGCACGCGGTTCGCGTTCCGGCGCCGCCAGCTGTCCGCCGAGAGCGGCGGCGAGCAGCTCGGCTGCAGCCACATGGAGCTGCCGCCGGGCAAGACCGCCTGGGCGCACCACTTCCACTGCGCGAACGAGGAGGCGATCTTCGTGATCGCCGGGAGCGGGCTGCTGCGCGTCGGCGACGCCGAGGTGCGGGTCGGCCCGGGCGACTACGTCGCGCTGCCCGCGGGCCCGGGCGCCGCCCACCAGCTCCGCAACGACGGCGCGGAGCCGCTGCAGTACCTCGCGCTCTCCACGATGCTCCCCACCGACATCACCGTGTACCCCGACTCCGGCAAGGTGGGCCTGTTCGCGGGCGCGGCGCCGGGCGGGCCGAAGGAGCGGCGCTACCTGGCGGGCTTCACCGCCCGGCCCGAGGGCGGCGCCTGGTTCGACGGCGAGCGCGTCGACGGCTGA
- a CDS encoding multiheme c-type cytochrome: MRRSAAVASALIALLQAPGALAAEHPGRSQIEKDGYKGPSTCEECHPGKAKEFLGTVHWKHASKVDNVENLDPKQEYGMKNRIYTMCNGNDIVNNLKEIPKNADGKSKFTGCNTCHPGNHLNDVGSSGPEAEAAVDCLVCHSTEYDFRQRKPYKDEQGRVVMGQDRSTKAALAIGKPTVKNCMTCHETAGGGVLVKRGFSFTKDTDAHAAKGMVCVDCHQAKDHRIPTGFDPNNWANDGLRLSCDGCHGEKPHKSADYNRHTARIACQTCHIPRTGGAVAKDFTVWEKGGDGFYEPTTLKKDANETVPVYAWYDQKVRNEPHFIGPKGSRKDGKSKIYPFKIYMGKAFYDAKSGKLLSMDFAPPMANGDTRAGVESAARTLGMKDPAAVAKAAVPGWQTIYFGSNHLVTRSKALNCVNCHGVNGVLNFRELGYAPAEVKKLTNPELYFKQLVEKQKEEW, from the coding sequence ATGAGACGTTCGGCGGCAGTCGCGTCCGCGCTGATCGCGCTGCTCCAGGCCCCCGGCGCGCTCGCCGCTGAGCACCCGGGCCGGAGCCAGATCGAGAAGGACGGCTACAAGGGCCCGTCCACCTGCGAGGAGTGCCATCCCGGCAAGGCCAAGGAGTTCCTCGGCACGGTCCACTGGAAGCACGCCTCCAAGGTGGACAACGTCGAGAACCTGGACCCGAAGCAGGAATACGGGATGAAGAACCGCATCTACACGATGTGCAACGGCAACGACATCGTGAACAACCTGAAGGAGATCCCGAAGAACGCGGACGGCAAGTCCAAGTTCACGGGCTGCAACACCTGCCACCCCGGCAACCACCTGAACGACGTGGGCAGCAGCGGGCCCGAGGCGGAGGCGGCGGTGGACTGCCTGGTCTGCCACTCCACCGAGTACGACTTCCGCCAGCGCAAGCCGTACAAGGACGAGCAGGGCCGCGTGGTGATGGGCCAGGACCGCAGCACGAAGGCCGCGCTCGCGATCGGCAAGCCCACCGTGAAGAACTGCATGACCTGCCACGAGACCGCGGGCGGCGGCGTGCTGGTGAAGCGCGGCTTCTCGTTCACGAAGGACACCGACGCGCACGCCGCGAAGGGCATGGTGTGCGTGGACTGCCACCAGGCGAAGGACCACCGCATCCCGACCGGCTTCGACCCGAACAACTGGGCGAACGACGGCCTGCGCCTCTCCTGCGACGGCTGCCACGGCGAGAAGCCGCACAAGAGCGCGGACTACAACCGCCACACCGCGCGGATCGCCTGCCAGACCTGCCACATCCCGCGCACCGGCGGCGCGGTGGCGAAGGACTTCACGGTCTGGGAGAAGGGCGGCGACGGCTTCTACGAGCCGACCACGCTGAAGAAGGACGCGAACGAGACCGTCCCGGTCTACGCCTGGTACGACCAGAAGGTCCGCAACGAGCCGCACTTCATCGGCCCGAAGGGCAGCCGCAAGGACGGGAAGAGCAAGATCTACCCGTTCAAGATCTACATGGGGAAGGCGTTCTACGACGCGAAGTCGGGGAAGCTGCTCTCCATGGACTTCGCGCCGCCGATGGCGAACGGCGACACCCGCGCCGGCGTCGAGTCGGCCGCGCGGACGCTGGGGATGAAGGATCCGGCGGCGGTGGCGAAGGCCGCGGTGCCCGGCTGGCAGACGATCTACTTCGGCAGCAACCACCTGGTGACGCGGTCGAAGGCGCTGAACTGCGTCAACTGCCACGGCGTGAACGGCGTGCTGAACTTCCGCGAGCTCGGGTACGCGCCCGCCGAGGTGAAGAAGCTGACGAACCCGGAGCTCTACTTCAAGCAGCTCGTCGAGAAGCAGAAGGAAGAGTGGTGA
- a CDS encoding DUF3373 domain-containing protein: MRKLIRIIVTGAALAALTLPLAGRAADPDPQQKKLDELAKELEALKQQVKKDEEKSLSKWLTVSGDYRFRLDSLKGEVPAYYQYMGPAAMPVPMPGFDPENGTLMTNRFGLNLKAKATRNVTVTTRLLMNKTSGMQTADATNAGFFADRMSVLDGTIGHIPTDNVLRVDQVFATWSNIFDQPVWFSVGRRPSTGGSPTHVRQNGERPGNGGVPGLLVDYAFDGMTLGWAPEIDALPGAFAKLCYGRGFEAGYSNTNDLKDTDMVGVQVVPVDTDPLRVDFQWNRGFNIFDDPNNVGVELGDIDWYGVGVLSTLKGIGPGSLTSFASGGVSITHPNGKHMLLGGMDSGAGLLTSGPDDSDRTGWGAYAGLRYDLPAGTKIGGEYNHGSKYWMPFDPAADDLWTSKLGTRGNVYEAYLIQELPLPAISSFVSKAFFKVGWQYYDFDYTGSNNWIGAPVKISELMASPMNAQMLPPMKSAQDFYGTFEVRF, translated from the coding sequence GTGCGCAAGCTGATCCGAATCATCGTGACGGGGGCGGCGCTGGCCGCCCTGACGCTGCCGCTGGCCGGCCGCGCCGCCGACCCCGATCCGCAGCAGAAGAAGCTCGACGAGCTGGCGAAGGAGCTCGAGGCGCTGAAGCAGCAGGTGAAGAAGGACGAGGAGAAGTCGCTCAGCAAGTGGCTGACCGTGAGCGGCGACTACCGGTTCCGCCTCGACTCGCTGAAGGGCGAGGTCCCCGCGTACTACCAGTACATGGGGCCGGCGGCCATGCCGGTGCCGATGCCCGGCTTCGACCCGGAGAACGGGACGCTGATGACGAACCGCTTCGGCCTGAACCTGAAGGCCAAGGCGACGCGGAACGTCACGGTCACGACGCGCCTGCTCATGAACAAGACGAGCGGCATGCAGACCGCCGACGCGACCAACGCCGGCTTCTTCGCGGACCGGATGTCGGTCCTGGACGGCACCATCGGCCACATCCCGACGGACAACGTCCTCCGCGTGGACCAGGTGTTCGCCACCTGGAGCAACATCTTCGACCAGCCGGTGTGGTTCTCGGTCGGCCGCCGCCCGTCCACGGGCGGTTCGCCCACCCACGTGCGGCAGAACGGCGAGCGCCCCGGCAACGGCGGCGTGCCCGGCCTGCTGGTGGACTACGCGTTCGACGGCATGACGCTGGGCTGGGCGCCGGAGATCGACGCGCTCCCCGGCGCGTTCGCGAAGCTCTGCTACGGCCGCGGCTTCGAGGCCGGCTACAGCAACACCAACGACCTGAAGGACACCGACATGGTCGGCGTCCAGGTCGTTCCGGTGGACACGGATCCGCTCCGCGTCGACTTCCAGTGGAACCGCGGGTTCAACATCTTCGACGACCCGAACAACGTGGGCGTCGAGCTCGGCGACATCGACTGGTACGGCGTGGGCGTGCTCAGCACGCTGAAGGGCATCGGCCCCGGCAGCCTCACCTCGTTCGCGAGCGGCGGCGTCAGCATCACCCACCCGAACGGGAAGCACATGCTGCTCGGCGGGATGGACTCCGGCGCCGGCCTGCTCACCAGCGGCCCGGACGACTCCGACCGCACTGGCTGGGGCGCGTACGCGGGCCTCCGCTACGACCTGCCCGCCGGCACCAAGATCGGCGGCGAGTACAACCACGGCTCGAAGTACTGGATGCCGTTCGACCCCGCCGCCGACGACCTGTGGACGAGCAAGCTCGGCACCCGCGGCAACGTCTACGAGGCGTACCTGATCCAGGAGCTGCCGCTGCCGGCGATCTCCTCGTTCGTCAGCAAGGCGTTCTTCAAGGTGGGCTGGCAGTACTACGACTTCGACTACACCGGCAGCAACAACTGGATCGGCGCCCCGGTGAAGATCTCGGAGCTGATGGCCAGCCCCATGAACGCGCAGATGCTCCCGCCCATGAAGTCCGCGCAGGACTTCTACGGCACGTTCGAGGTGCGGTTCTAG
- a CDS encoding sigma-54 interaction domain-containing protein: MSASEQGSEVAFAAVNAAFGSLGRVCMALDDQFRVRHVSSRLDVLLGEGAAARTVGTPVEALLGAELFGADGPIRHALLAGEKREGWRALLRAGDGASHLLSVTAAPLQLDPHGVCARDARYLVVLRPAEEEAGDAAAALATTGIISRSRAMGRVVRLVESLQYSEASVLVTGESGSGKEVLARLIHAHSPRRSGPFVAVNAAALPGDLLESELFGHVRGAFTGATRDRPGRFAAAAQGTLFLDEVGDLPLHLQVKLLRVLQEHTYERVGENQPRRADARIIAATNRDLRRAVADGTFREDLYYRLRVFPVEIPPLRERREDIEPMAQLLLSRVCARAGRAVRFSPDALRALMSHSWPGNVRELENALEFAVTVCRGQTVQPEDLPPEVLGGGAPEHAPVRAFEPADAYERAAIEAALQAHRWSRAEAARALGLSRSTLWRRMRSLNIG; encoded by the coding sequence ATGAGCGCATCGGAGCAGGGCAGCGAGGTCGCCTTCGCCGCGGTGAACGCGGCCTTCGGATCCCTCGGGCGCGTGTGCATGGCGCTCGACGACCAGTTCCGGGTGCGGCACGTGTCGTCGCGCCTGGACGTGCTGCTCGGGGAAGGCGCCGCGGCGCGGACGGTCGGGACGCCGGTGGAGGCGCTGCTCGGCGCCGAGCTGTTCGGCGCGGACGGCCCCATCCGCCACGCGCTGCTGGCGGGCGAGAAGCGCGAGGGCTGGCGCGCGCTGCTCCGGGCCGGCGACGGTGCCTCGCACCTGCTCTCCGTCACCGCCGCGCCGCTCCAGCTCGATCCGCACGGCGTGTGCGCGCGGGACGCGCGCTACCTGGTGGTGCTCCGGCCCGCCGAGGAGGAGGCGGGCGACGCCGCCGCCGCGCTGGCCACCACCGGCATCATCAGCCGCTCGCGCGCCATGGGCCGGGTGGTGCGGCTGGTGGAGAGCCTGCAGTACAGCGAGGCCTCGGTGCTCGTCACCGGCGAGAGCGGCTCGGGCAAGGAGGTCCTGGCGCGGCTCATCCACGCGCACTCGCCGCGCCGGAGCGGGCCGTTCGTGGCGGTGAACGCCGCCGCGCTGCCGGGCGACCTGCTCGAGAGCGAGCTGTTCGGCCACGTGCGCGGCGCGTTCACCGGCGCCACCCGCGACCGGCCGGGCCGCTTCGCCGCGGCCGCCCAGGGCACGCTGTTCCTCGACGAGGTCGGCGACCTGCCGCTGCACCTGCAGGTCAAGTTGCTGCGCGTGCTGCAGGAGCACACCTACGAGCGCGTCGGCGAGAACCAGCCGCGCCGCGCCGACGCGCGCATCATCGCGGCCACGAACCGCGACCTGCGCCGCGCCGTGGCGGACGGGACGTTCCGCGAGGACCTGTACTACCGCCTGCGCGTGTTCCCGGTGGAGATCCCCCCGCTCCGTGAGCGGCGGGAGGACATCGAGCCGATGGCGCAGCTCCTCCTGTCCCGCGTCTGCGCGCGGGCCGGCCGGGCGGTGCGCTTCTCGCCGGACGCGCTCCGGGCGCTCATGTCGCACTCGTGGCCGGGCAACGTGCGCGAGCTCGAGAACGCGCTCGAGTTCGCCGTGACGGTGTGCCGGGGCCAGACGGTGCAGCCCGAGGACCTGCCGCCGGAGGTGCTCGGCGGCGGGGCGCCGGAGCACGCGCCGGTGCGCGCGTTCGAGCCGGCGGACGCGTACGAGCGCGCCGCCATCGAGGCCGCCCTGCAGGCGCACCGCTGGAGCCGCGCGGAGGCGGCGCGAGCGCTGGGGCTCTCGCGCAGCACGCTCTGGCGGCGCATGCGCTCGCTCAACATCGGGTGA